The DNA sequence CTGATACTGCCGCGTCTCGTACCGCTTCAGCCAAATCCACCGAGTAATCGCCCGCCACTTTAACACTGAGATTTTCTTGGCCGTTATCAAATGCCCATGACGTGTAATCACGTTCACGGCTGCGGTAGATAAGGCAGTTATGGTCAATCAGATCAGATGGCACGTGTGGAGTCCCTGCCTTAATCAGATAATCCGGTGATGCGGCTACCACAAACTGGCTATCTGCTAAACGCTGCGCAATGTAACCTTCAGGCAAGTCTTCATTGTTAGTGATCCAGAGATCCAAGCGCTCCTCAATCATGTCCACTTTGTAATCGAACAAATGCACTTCAATTCTCAGCTGAGGGTAAAGCTGTCTAAGCTGGTCAATCGCTGGAATGATATGCAGTGTGCCAAATGACTGAGACAAGCCTATACGGAATATTCCAGAAATGTCGTCACGCTGGCTATCCATGTCCATTTGAGCCGCTTTCACCGTATTGAACAGCTGCTCACAATGCTGATAGAACACTTCTCCAGCTTCGGTTAACGTAAGGCTGCGTGTGGTTCTTTGCACTAACTTGATACCTATCGAATCCTCGAGCAAAGCAATTTGTTTACTGATGTGAGATACCGACACATTCAAGCTTTTTGCTGCACTGGTAAAGCCTTCATGCTTGATTAACGCATGGAATATCACCATCTGTGCGGCTCTATCTGTTAGCACAAAACCACCTTCTTAAATATATGAAATATAAAATAAAAAGGACTCCGAAGAGTCCTTTAATCTGTTCTGCCTATAGTAGGCTAAATGCTATT is a window from the Vibrio splendidus genome containing:
- a CDS encoding LysR family transcriptional regulator, which encodes MVIFHALIKHEGFTSAAKSLNVSVSHISKQIALLEDSIGIKLVQRTTRSLTLTEAGEVFYQHCEQLFNTVKAAQMDMDSQRDDISGIFRIGLSQSFGTLHIIPAIDQLRQLYPQLRIEVHLFDYKVDMIEERLDLWITNNEDLPEGYIAQRLADSQFVVAASPDYLIKAGTPHVPSDLIDHNCLIYRSRERDYTSWAFDNGQENLSVKVAGDYSVDLAEAVRDAAVSGWGVAYLATYLVKEEFRTGKLIQVLPEWRASQLMPFYAVYPSRKNMPKKLSAVIEFIKDHIGSPTYWDKNLKTCVELHR